The following proteins are co-located in the Castanea sativa cultivar Marrone di Chiusa Pesio chromosome 8, ASM4071231v1 genome:
- the LOC142608183 gene encoding LRR receptor-like serine/threonine-protein kinase IOS1, whose product MVKYFPLALLISFALVCLVHAQDQSGFISLDSGLPANTSYTDQITGLYYISDASFINTGISKSISPDFRKSIFQEPLWTVRSFPDGLRNCYYINLTAGNRYLIRGTFMYGNYDGQGQVPDFDLYLGANMWDSVKLGQPSDIIYKEIIHVSSQNYIHVCLVNTGSGTPFISALELRPLGNDIYVTQSGSLALLTRWDTGATTNQTIRYKDDVYDRIWWPISYYRWTELNTNLDIKQFNDYRLPSSVMTTAATPIIANSSLDISVTAGNDTTQCYFYMHFAEVEKLQANQSRVINISLNGNQWYGPFSPEYLSSTTIYSKNFSTGDQHVSIYKTESSTLPPILNAFEVYKVIELRQSETGQEEVTAIMDIKSLYDITKNWQGDPCAPKEYLWEGLNCSNNDSNTPRIISLNLSSSGLTGEIAPYISNLTMIKILDLSNNNLTGPIPDFLSQLPFLTVLNLERNNLTGSVSVELIERSNNGSLLLSVGENPNLCTSLSCEKKKNNIIIPVVASAVGGLFILLLIAAATILIIKRRKQQDYVLIKSRIILGLVTVSFEVNNRSEQLESKKHQFTYADILRITNNFERVLGKGGFGIVYHGYLDGSQVAVKMLSPSSVQGYKEFHTEANLLMRVHHRNLTAFVGYCDDGTNLGLIYEYMVKGDLASQLSDQNAYILSWEVRLRIALEAAQGLEYLHNGCKPPIIHRDVKSTNILLNENYQAKIADFGLSKIFATDDANATHLSTRVVGTPGYLDPEYYTTNWLTEKSDVYSFGIVLLEIVTSRPAILKLPENAHISRWVSSILAKADIKRIVDPRLQANFNINSAWKVVDLAMACVSETATTRPTMSQVVMDLKQCWK is encoded by the exons ATGGTCAAGTATTTTCCGTTAGCATTGCTTATTAGTTTTGCTCTTGTATGTCTGGTTCATGCCCAGGATCAATCAG GGTTCATTAGCTTAGACAGCGGGTTACCAGCAAACACTAGCTACACAGACCAGATTACAGGTCTTTATTACATTTCAGATGCTTCCTTCATAAATACTGGTATTAGCAAAAGCATATCGCCTGATTTCAGAAAATCTATCTTTCAAGAGCCACTGTGGACTGTCAGAAGCTTTCCTGATGGACTAAGAAACTGTTACTACATTAACCTTACAGCAGGCAATAGATATTTGATCCGAGGGACTTTCATGTATGGGAACTATGATGGTCAAGGTCAAGTACCAGATTTTGATCTATATCTTGGAGCTAATATGTGGGACTCGGTGAAGTTAGGACAACCCTCTGATATCATATACAAGGAGATCATCCATGTCTCATCTCAAAATTATATCCATGTTTGTCTCGTGAACACTGGTTCAGGAACACCATTTATCTCAGCATTAGAATTAAGGCCTTTGGGAAATGATATTTACGTGACTCAATCTGGATCATTGGCACTCTTGACCCGATGGGATACTGGTGCAACAACCAATCAAACAATCAG GTACAAAGACGATGTTTATGACCGCATCTGGTGGCCAATTTCCTACTATCGATGGACAGAATTGAATACCAACCTTGACATCAAACAATTCAATGACTACCGACTGCCATCTTCAGTTATGACCACTGCTGCAACACCAATAATTGCTAACTCTTCCTTGGACATCTCTGTTACGGCTGGCAATGACACCACCCAGTGTTATTTTTACATGCACTTTGCTGAGGTTGAAAAGCTCCAAGCCAATCAGTCCAGAGTAATTAACATCTCTCTAAATGGGAATCAATGGTATGGACCTTTTTCTCCTGAATATCTGTCCTCAACCACTATTTACAGCAAAAATTTCTCAACTGGAGACCAACATGTTTCAATCTATAAAACTGAAAGTTCTACTCTTCCACCAATCCTCAATGCCTTTGAGGTTTACAAGGTAATAGAACTCCGACAGTCTGAAACAGGCCAAGAAGAAG TGACCGCCATCATGGACATCAAGTCATTGTATGATATAACAAAAAATTGGCAAGGAGATCCATGTGCCCCTAAGGAATACTTGTGGGAAGGTCTAAACTGTAGCAATAATGATTCTAATACCCCTAGAATCATCTCATT GAACCTATCCTCAAGTGGATTGACTGGAGAAATAGCGCCTTACATATCAAATCTCACTATGAtaaaaatttt AGACCTATCAAACAATAACTTAACTGGACCAATTCCAGATTTTCTGTCTCAATTGCCATTCTTAACAGTCTT AAATTTAGAAAGAAACAACCTCACAGGTTCAGTTTCTGTTGAACTCATCGAACGATCAAACAATGGTTCACTATTATTAAG TGTTGGTGAGAATCCAAATTTATGTACATCACTTTCATgcgaaaagaagaagaacaatatTATTATTCCGGTGGTAGCATCTGCAGTTGGTGGGTTGTTCATCCTCTTATTAATTGCAGCAGCTACCATTTTgatcatcaaaaggagaaaacaACAAG ATTATGTGCTTATTAAATCcaggattatcttagggcttgTGACAGTAAGTTTTGAAGTTAACAATAGAAGTGAACAATTGGAGTCAAAAAAACACCAGTTTACATATGCTGATATCCTGAGGATTACCAACAACTTTGAGAGGGTACTTGGTAAAGGTGGATTTGGAATAGTTTATCATGGCTACCTTGATGGTTCCCAAGTCGCTGTTAAGATGCTCTCTCCATCATCAGTTCAAGGATATAAAGAATTTCATACAGAG GCTAATCTTCTTATGAGAGTACATCATAGAAACTTGACTGCTTTTGTTGGCTATTGCGATGATGGAACCAACCTTGGGCTCATCTATGAATACATGGTAAAAGGAGATTTAGCATCACAACTTTCAG ATCAAAATGCATATATCTTGAGCTGGGAAGTTAGGCTTCGCATAGCGTTGGAAGCTGCACAAG GATTGGAGTATCTGCATAATGGTTGTAAGCCACCTATAATCCATAGAGACGTGAAGTCCACAAACATCTTGTTGAATGAAAACTACCAAGCTAAAATAGCGGATTTTGGCCTATCCAAAATTTTTGCTACTGATGATGCCAATGCCACTCATTTGTCAACTAGAGTTGTTGGCACCCCTGGGTACCTTGATCCTGA GTATTATACAACAAATTGGTTAACTGAGAAAAGTGATGTTTATAGCTTTGGGATTGTCCTCTTGGAGATAGTCACTAGTCGACCTGCGATATTAAAACTCCCTGAGAATGCTCACATAAGTCGGTGGGTGAGTTCCATCCTTGCAAAAGCTGATATCAAAAGAATTGTAGACCCGAGATTGCAGGCAAATTTCAACATTAACTCTGCTTGGAAAGTTGTTGATCTAGCAATGGCTTGTGTTTCTGAAACTGCCACGACAAGGCCTACCATGAGTCAGGTAGTGATGGACCTGAAGCAGTGCTGGAAGTAG